One window of the Thermoanaerobaculia bacterium genome contains the following:
- a CDS encoding polyphenol oxidase family protein: MPIYESREGTARIRIFLPEQESEICPFLPRQIHGARVHHVVDSEGPIPEADAVWTDRTDIWIGVKTADCIPLLFWNNHGVGAVHAGWRGLVAGVIPSFLRAVENREGLRVLIGPCIGSCCYEVGDDVAHHFPSFMKGPFLDLRACAVQQLIESGIGADGITHLPWCTQCSVRKLPSYRREGENASRIISAIVQLP, translated from the coding sequence ATGCCTATCTACGAGTCCAGAGAAGGAACAGCCCGGATTCGCATCTTTCTTCCGGAACAGGAATCGGAGATCTGTCCCTTTCTACCCAGGCAGATCCATGGTGCCCGCGTACACCATGTGGTTGATTCAGAGGGCCCCATTCCGGAAGCCGATGCGGTCTGGACCGATCGCACGGACATCTGGATCGGCGTCAAGACTGCGGACTGTATTCCCCTTCTCTTCTGGAACAACCACGGTGTGGGTGCCGTCCATGCAGGATGGCGGGGACTCGTCGCCGGCGTGATCCCCTCTTTTCTGAGAGCGGTGGAAAACCGGGAAGGTCTTCGTGTCCTGATCGGCCCCTGTATCGGATCCTGCTGCTACGAAGTGGGAGATGACGTAGCCCACCATTTCCCATCTTTTATGAAGGGGCCGTTTCTGGACCTGAGAGCCTGCGCCGTGCAGCAGCTGATCGAATCGGGAATAGGCGCCGACGGGATCACCCATCTGCCCTGGTGCACCCAATGTTCGGTTCGTAAGCTTCCCAGTTATCGTCGCGAAGGCGAGAACGCATCCCGGATCATTTCGGCTATCGTCCAGTTGCCATAA